From a region of the Candidatus Zymogenaceae bacterium genome:
- a CDS encoding nitrilase, whose product MTIALVQSKPLLLDTEQNAERAIDLISGVDADIFIFPELFLSGYTFKDISEVKKAALRLDDDPVLSRFLRLTKERNIGICGGYAEESNGRYYNSSFFLGYGEVISNYRKTHLFFHEKDFFSPGDTGFSVFEYHGVCFGMMICFDWAFPESARTLALRGAQVILHPANLVLPYCQQAMFARALENRVYIVTTNRVGREINGEFDNTFTGGSQVVSPTGEYLITFGETEEAVSTVTIDPRAADDKNITEKNHIFDDRRPEMYE is encoded by the coding sequence GTGACGATTGCGCTCGTGCAGTCGAAACCACTCTTACTCGATACGGAACAGAACGCCGAGCGGGCGATCGATCTGATTTCCGGCGTCGATGCCGATATATTCATCTTTCCGGAGCTCTTCCTCTCCGGGTACACCTTCAAGGATATCTCAGAGGTCAAAAAAGCCGCCCTCCGTCTCGACGACGACCCGGTGCTCTCTCGGTTTCTTCGCCTCACAAAGGAGAGAAACATCGGGATATGCGGCGGGTACGCGGAGGAATCGAACGGGCGGTATTACAACTCGTCTTTCTTCCTGGGCTACGGCGAGGTGATCTCCAACTATCGCAAGACGCACCTGTTTTTTCACGAAAAGGACTTCTTCTCACCGGGCGACACCGGTTTTTCGGTATTCGAGTATCACGGCGTATGCTTTGGCATGATGATCTGCTTCGACTGGGCGTTTCCCGAGTCCGCCCGCACCCTTGCCCTCCGCGGCGCCCAGGTGATCCTGCACCCGGCGAACCTGGTGCTCCCCTACTGCCAGCAGGCGATGTTCGCCCGAGCGCTGGAGAACAGGGTCTATATCGTCACCACCAACCGCGTCGGCAGGGAGATTAACGGTGAGTTCGACAATACCTTCACCGGAGGCTCCCAGGTCGTCTCTCCGACGGGGGAATACCTGATCACCTTCGGTGAGACCGAGGAAGCCGTCTCGACCGTGACGATTGACCCGCGGGCGGCTGACGATAAAAACATCACCGAAAAAAACCACATCTTCGACGACCGGCGGCCCGAGATGTACGAATAG
- a CDS encoding dihydroxy-acid dehydratase — MAKKKPFEGILKNLTNYGDREFSAYMRRAFFASAGYDREDLNRPIVGVVDTSSDYNTCHRQMPEMVAAVKRGVLEAGGLPLSFPTISLNEIYTHPTTMLYRNLMAMETEEMIRAQPMDAVVLLGGCDKTVPAQIMAAISTDIPAVFVPTGPMMTGSWRGERLGACTDCRRLWAKYRAGELTDAEIEEIEGALCFTGGSCMVMGTATTMASVVEVLGFSLPGAAVAPHASGERLKIAAASGRRAVEMIQEDITPMSFLTGSSFKNAVTVLAAISGSTNAVIHLIAVARRAGITLSLSEFDEISRMIPVLVNCKPVGTEYAEDFHLAGGVPVLLKALEGFLDTDVRGITGKTLRDLLRDVSLPGDWQRVIRTTDDPVQGPGALVVLSGSLAPNGAVLKAGAADGRLFSHTGPAVVFESPEDAALRVDDESLKITPDHVMVLRNSGPVASGMPEAGSLPIPKYLARRGVTDMVRISDGRMSGTSYGTVVLHCSPEAAVGGPLALVKNGDMITLDVEKRRIDILVDGGELDRRRKSFVPPDTPERGWRRLFALHVEQAHLGCDMDFL; from the coding sequence ATGGCGAAAAAGAAACCGTTTGAAGGTATTCTGAAAAATCTTACCAACTACGGCGACAGGGAATTCAGCGCATACATGAGGCGCGCATTTTTCGCGTCGGCGGGATACGACCGCGAAGACCTCAACCGCCCCATCGTCGGCGTGGTTGACACCTCCTCGGATTACAACACTTGCCACCGCCAGATGCCGGAGATGGTCGCCGCCGTCAAAAGGGGTGTTCTGGAGGCCGGGGGCCTGCCGCTCTCCTTCCCGACCATCTCCCTCAACGAAATCTATACACATCCCACGACCATGCTCTATCGCAATCTCATGGCGATGGAGACCGAGGAGATGATCCGCGCCCAGCCGATGGACGCCGTGGTACTCCTGGGCGGCTGCGATAAGACGGTCCCGGCGCAGATCATGGCGGCCATCTCGACGGACATCCCCGCCGTTTTCGTTCCCACCGGCCCCATGATGACCGGCTCCTGGAGGGGCGAGCGTCTGGGGGCGTGCACAGACTGCAGGAGGCTCTGGGCGAAGTACCGGGCGGGGGAGCTGACCGATGCAGAGATCGAGGAGATAGAGGGGGCGCTCTGCTTTACGGGCGGCTCCTGCATGGTAATGGGGACGGCCACAACCATGGCCTCTGTGGTGGAGGTCCTGGGATTCTCTCTTCCCGGCGCGGCGGTTGCACCACATGCGTCGGGTGAGAGGTTAAAGATCGCTGCGGCGTCGGGTCGCCGGGCCGTTGAAATGATACAAGAGGACATCACGCCGATGAGCTTTCTGACGGGCTCATCCTTCAAAAACGCAGTGACGGTGCTTGCGGCCATCTCCGGTTCCACAAACGCCGTCATACACCTCATCGCCGTCGCCAGGAGGGCGGGGATAACGCTCTCGCTTTCGGAGTTCGATGAAATATCCAGGATGATTCCGGTCCTGGTAAACTGTAAGCCCGTTGGCACGGAATACGCCGAGGATTTTCACCTGGCAGGCGGCGTGCCTGTGCTCCTGAAGGCACTGGAGGGCTTTCTGGATACCGATGTACGTGGGATTACCGGCAAGACGCTCCGCGATCTCCTGCGTGATGTATCGCTCCCCGGGGACTGGCAGCGGGTGATCAGGACAACGGACGACCCGGTGCAGGGTCCCGGGGCGCTTGTGGTTCTCTCCGGGAGCCTCGCCCCAAACGGCGCCGTCCTGAAGGCCGGTGCGGCGGACGGGAGGCTCTTTTCCCACACAGGACCCGCCGTGGTCTTTGAATCACCGGAGGACGCGGCACTCCGCGTTGATGACGAGTCCCTGAAGATTACCCCGGATCACGTCATGGTGCTCAGGAACTCAGGGCCGGTCGCTTCCGGCATGCCCGAGGCGGGATCTCTCCCCATCCCGAAATACCTGGCCAGACGTGGGGTAACGGACATGGTGCGAATTTCCGACGGGCGGATGAGCGGCACCTCATACGGCACGGTGGTGCTCCACTGCTCCCCCGAGGCCGCCGTCGGCGGGCCGCTGGCCCTGGTCAAAAACGGCGATATGATTACACTCGATGTGGAAAAAAGACGTATCGATATTCTTGTGGACGGGGGGGAACTCGATCGCCGCAGGAAATCATTTGTGCCTCCGGACACGCCGGAGCGGGGGTGGCGGCGGCTCTTCGCCCTGCACGTGGAACAGGCGCACCTGGGGTGCGATATGGATTTTCTCTGA
- a CDS encoding universal stress protein, with translation MLPIKKILCPIDFSEPSYGALDIAGELAAHFDARLVILHVVAEIPYLSGSTTITGVDIPKYQKQLEEISFQKISEIIKSRIPKGVEAHPVITVGKAADEIVAVSDEQKPDILVIATHGETGVRHLVFGSVAEKVVRHIRVPVLTVRASE, from the coding sequence ATGCTGCCGATAAAAAAGATACTCTGCCCTATTGACTTTTCCGAGCCGTCATATGGGGCGCTTGATATCGCCGGAGAGCTGGCGGCGCACTTCGACGCCCGGCTCGTGATTCTGCATGTCGTCGCCGAGATTCCGTATCTCTCCGGATCGACGACCATCACGGGCGTTGATATCCCGAAATATCAGAAACAGCTGGAGGAGATTTCATTTCAAAAAATCTCGGAGATAATCAAGAGCAGGATTCCAAAGGGCGTTGAGGCGCATCCGGTCATCACCGTGGGCAAGGCAGCGGATGAAATCGTGGCGGTTTCCGATGAGCAAAAGCCCGATATCCTCGTCATCGCCACTCACGGCGAGACCGGCGTACGCCACCTGGTATTTGGATCCGTGGCGGAAAAGGTGGTCAGGCACATTCGTGTGCCGGTTTTGACCGTTCGGGCGTCGGAGTAG
- a CDS encoding thiamine pyrophosphate-binding protein, with product MSDQEKITRERTLRARAIQEAGGIDEALDAGTLPQYADITLSEAIVLGLIRQDVTTFLGIFGHGSTEIGEVLRVYEGEGLVRTYPVRHETEAVHAATALRWVTGKKACVFTSIGPGAMHALAGSLAPLSDGLGVWFLLGDETTEDEGPNMQQIPGHEQNLFLQLFGVMGNSYMLHTPAAVSVALRRGLNTVDHPYRRGPFYLLLPMNTQPMIINDFNIRMLPKNPPPPLGPAADHLYDAATEAIIAAKKVVVKVGGGAREAGDELIELLDRIDGVAVTSPLVSGVIPFWHERNMTVGGSKGSISGNYAMEQADLLIVVGSRFVCQSDCSRTGYPKVQHVININGDVSAATHYTKTTAMIGDIKATLKKLNEALKKKGVSSQKGASEWFKNCRKKREEWDRFREQRYDTPEIYDETWKREVMTQPAVIKAASDWARKNDAVSFYDAGDVQANGFQIVEDDRPGRTFTETGASYMGFASSALLATALSDTPFYALALSGDGSFVMNPQILIDGVEHGAKGCIVVLDNRRMGAISGLQQDQYGEVYATGDSVEVDYVALANAVKGVKALFGGYTTESLIAALDEAKAHDGVSLIHVPVYYGTDPLGGMGVFGRWNVGNWCVKTQSLRREIGL from the coding sequence ATGTCCGATCAGGAAAAAATCACTCGGGAAAGAACGCTTAGGGCGCGGGCCATACAAGAGGCGGGGGGAATTGATGAAGCCCTTGATGCGGGCACGCTCCCGCAATACGCGGATATCACCCTCTCTGAAGCAATAGTCCTTGGACTCATTCGCCAGGATGTGACCACGTTTCTGGGCATATTCGGGCACGGCTCAACGGAAATAGGTGAAGTTCTGAGAGTCTATGAAGGGGAGGGACTTGTCAGGACCTACCCGGTCAGACACGAGACCGAGGCGGTACACGCGGCGACGGCGCTGAGGTGGGTGACCGGCAAGAAGGCGTGCGTCTTCACGTCCATCGGCCCCGGCGCCATGCACGCCCTGGCCGGCTCTCTTGCGCCCCTCAGCGACGGGCTGGGCGTCTGGTTTCTGTTGGGGGATGAAACAACCGAGGACGAGGGTCCGAACATGCAGCAGATACCGGGTCACGAACAGAACCTGTTTCTCCAGCTTTTCGGCGTCATGGGAAATTCATACATGCTGCATACACCGGCGGCGGTGAGTGTGGCCTTACGGAGGGGGCTGAACACCGTTGATCATCCCTACCGTCGGGGGCCGTTTTACCTGTTGCTCCCCATGAACACCCAGCCGATGATCATCAACGATTTCAATATCCGAATGCTTCCCAAAAACCCGCCGCCGCCGTTGGGTCCGGCGGCCGATCATCTCTATGATGCGGCCACCGAGGCGATCATCGCGGCGAAAAAGGTGGTGGTCAAGGTCGGCGGGGGGGCACGGGAAGCCGGAGACGAGCTGATCGAGCTTCTTGACCGAATAGACGGCGTGGCGGTGACCAGCCCCCTGGTCTCGGGGGTTATCCCGTTTTGGCACGAGCGGAACATGACCGTCGGCGGTTCCAAGGGATCCATTTCGGGCAACTACGCCATGGAACAGGCGGATCTCTTGATCGTCGTCGGCAGCAGATTCGTCTGTCAGTCCGACTGCTCACGCACCGGCTATCCGAAGGTTCAGCATGTCATCAATATCAACGGCGATGTGAGTGCTGCAACCCACTACACGAAGACCACCGCAATGATCGGGGACATCAAAGCAACCCTGAAAAAACTGAACGAGGCCCTGAAGAAAAAAGGCGTATCCTCACAGAAGGGAGCCTCCGAGTGGTTCAAGAACTGTCGAAAGAAGCGGGAGGAGTGGGATCGATTTCGAGAACAGCGCTACGATACCCCGGAGATCTACGATGAGACATGGAAGCGGGAAGTCATGACACAGCCGGCGGTCATAAAGGCGGCGTCGGACTGGGCGAGAAAGAACGACGCCGTATCGTTTTATGACGCCGGCGACGTCCAAGCGAACGGATTTCAGATCGTTGAGGACGATCGACCGGGACGGACGTTCACGGAGACCGGGGCCAGTTACATGGGATTCGCCTCGTCGGCGCTGTTGGCCACGGCACTCTCGGATACTCCGTTTTACGCCCTGGCGCTTTCGGGGGACGGCTCCTTCGTCATGAATCCACAGATACTCATCGACGGGGTGGAGCACGGCGCAAAGGGATGCATCGTGGTTCTGGACAACCGGAGGATGGGTGCGATTTCCGGTCTGCAGCAGGATCAATACGGAGAGGTCTACGCCACGGGGGATTCCGTTGAGGTCGACTATGTCGCACTGGCGAATGCCGTGAAGGGGGTGAAAGCGCTCTTTGGGGGATACACGACCGAGTCGCTCATCGCGGCGCTGGATGAAGCGAAGGCCCATGACGGCGTATCGTTGATCCATGTACCGGTCTATTACGGCACGGATCCATTGGGGGGGATGGGGGTGTTCGGGAGATGGAACGTGGGCAATTGGTGCGTGAAAACCCAGTCTCTCCGGAGGGAGATAGGGCTGTAA
- a CDS encoding antibiotic biosynthesis monooxygenase, which yields MVVIAKMKAKKGSEGKLEAALKDMVAKVASEEGTLAYTLHRSMSDGTEFLLYEKYTDQDAFSRHSETSHFKELMGITASLLDGPPAVELFEELASL from the coding sequence ATGGTTGTTATTGCGAAAATGAAGGCGAAGAAGGGGAGCGAAGGAAAACTTGAGGCGGCTCTGAAGGATATGGTCGCGAAGGTGGCGTCGGAGGAGGGGACCCTCGCCTACACGCTGCACAGGTCGATGAGCGACGGTACGGAGTTTCTTCTATACGAGAAATATACGGATCAGGACGCATTCAGCCGACACAGCGAGACCTCCCACTTCAAGGAGTTGATGGGGATTACGGCCTCTCTCCTAGACGGCCCTCCTGCGGTGGAATTATTTGAAGAGCTCGCGTCCCTGTGA
- a CDS encoding GNAT family N-acetyltransferase gives MDNGKQSVQNHHVTITGYYPGVIGEIVKLHGAYYHEHWDLDKTFEVEVARELSDFMCRFDGNRDGFWAATGNDGFLGSISLDARDDRDEGVRLRWFIVRTEAQGLGVGTRLMQTALSHAANKGYGRVYLWTFEGLLSARNMYDRFGFEVIHQERVVEWGRELLQQKMELKR, from the coding sequence ATGGATAACGGAAAACAATCCGTACAGAACCATCATGTGACAATCACCGGGTATTATCCCGGCGTGATCGGCGAGATAGTGAAGCTCCACGGCGCCTATTATCATGAACACTGGGACCTCGATAAAACCTTCGAGGTGGAGGTGGCGCGAGAGCTCTCGGATTTCATGTGCCGGTTCGACGGCAATCGGGACGGGTTCTGGGCGGCGACGGGGAACGATGGATTTCTGGGTTCCATCTCCCTGGACGCACGAGACGACCGGGATGAAGGGGTGCGGCTTCGCTGGTTCATCGTCCGTACCGAAGCCCAGGGCCTGGGCGTCGGTACGAGGCTGATGCAGACGGCGCTTTCACACGCTGCAAACAAGGGATACGGACGGGTGTACCTGTGGACCTTCGAAGGGCTTTTGTCCGCCCGAAATATGTACGATCGTTTCGGATTCGAGGTGATTCACCAGGAGCGGGTGGTGGAGTGGGGGAGGGAGCTTTTGCAGCAGAAGATGGAACTCAAGAGATAA
- a CDS encoding SDR family oxidoreductase, translated as MKKVVFVTGGSKGIGGAIACEFASRGADVAIFARGQKDLDSALARLQDIKILDDQKFAAFRMDVTDPKSVDSSIADAIKELEVPDVLVNNAGLARPRYFEDITIEQFDRTIRTNLCGVWYVTSSVVPHMKERGGYIVNVSSLAGFMGVFGYSDYAASKFGVMGLTLSLRSELKSHGITVSALCPPDTDTPGFEEENKEKPVETKALSENAKVMDAQDVARSLISGMRRKKPVIITGFDGNMIYLANRVFPRLVEFIMDMTIRKVQKKKEAHLTG; from the coding sequence ATGAAGAAAGTGGTTTTTGTGACCGGCGGCTCCAAGGGGATCGGCGGGGCCATCGCCTGTGAGTTCGCATCACGAGGCGCCGATGTGGCGATCTTCGCCCGAGGGCAAAAAGATCTTGATTCCGCGCTGGCTCGTTTGCAAGATATAAAAATCCTGGACGACCAGAAGTTCGCGGCATTCCGGATGGACGTGACCGACCCGAAGTCTGTGGACTCATCCATCGCCGACGCTATAAAAGAGCTGGAAGTCCCCGACGTGCTGGTCAACAACGCCGGTCTCGCCAGACCCCGCTACTTCGAGGACATCACCATAGAACAATTCGACCGAACGATACGGACCAACCTCTGCGGCGTGTGGTATGTGACGTCCTCTGTTGTCCCCCATATGAAAGAACGTGGCGGCTATATCGTGAATGTGTCGTCCCTGGCGGGTTTCATGGGTGTGTTCGGGTATTCCGACTACGCTGCCTCCAAGTTCGGGGTCATGGGACTCACCCTCTCGCTTCGGAGCGAGCTGAAATCCCACGGCATTACGGTCAGCGCATTATGCCCCCCGGATACGGATACCCCCGGCTTTGAGGAGGAGAACAAGGAAAAACCGGTGGAAACAAAGGCCCTTTCGGAAAACGCCAAGGTCATGGACGCCCAAGACGTCGCACGGTCGCTCATTTCCGGTATGCGCCGGAAAAAACCGGTCATCATCACCGGATTCGACGGCAACATGATCTATCTTGCCAACCGTGTCTTTCCCCGACTCGTTGAATTCATCATGGACATGACGATTCGGAAGGTCCAAAAAAAGAAAGAGGCTCACCTCACGGGGTAA
- a CDS encoding helix-turn-helix transcriptional regulator: protein MKHFRESLNMTLQELALRTGIAEQRIRSLEIRTERPNPEEASKIADALNISTDELFEIVSIHPDPLRSTDLSALLDTIDGNARRFISDKEIQQLENALRLSIDAVDRLKNGR, encoded by the coding sequence ATGAAACATTTCCGAGAATCCCTCAATATGACACTTCAAGAACTCGCCCTGAGAACGGGAATCGCCGAACAACGCATCCGGAGTCTGGAAATCCGCACCGAACGACCGAATCCCGAAGAGGCATCCAAAATCGCCGATGCGCTGAACATTTCAACTGATGAATTGTTCGAGATCGTCTCCATTCACCCCGATCCCCTCAGAAGTACCGACCTCTCCGCCCTGCTCGATACCATAGACGGTAACGCCCGGAGATTCATTTCGGATAAGGAGATACAACAGCTTGAAAACGCCCTACGCCTGTCCATCGATGCGGTGGACCGACTGAAAAACGGTCGATGA
- a CDS encoding sulfite exporter TauE/SafE family protein, which produces MCITSFWDYALLAAIIFLASGVQGLSGFGFALVSMSLLPLFFPITFVTPLVALEAALVTFYVFLTLRSHFDIKKLSPLLIGALFGIPLGVFGLIHLNEVVIIRTFAVCLFLYALYSLVGREPSFSLSKTWGYVFGFVSGCLGGAYNTSGPPAIIYTSLQDWDKNEATITLQSYFMVTALLIIVMHSINGLITVEVLKCVGIVIPFSLVGVFIGTYFFSRIKQETFKRIVFTLLMIVSAALFFH; this is translated from the coding sequence ATGTGCATAACATCCTTCTGGGATTACGCTTTGCTTGCGGCGATAATCTTTCTCGCCTCGGGTGTGCAGGGGCTCTCCGGTTTCGGATTCGCCCTGGTCTCCATGTCTCTCTTGCCGCTTTTTTTCCCCATCACGTTCGTCACGCCCCTGGTCGCCCTGGAGGCCGCCCTGGTGACGTTTTATGTCTTTTTAACACTGAGATCCCATTTTGATATAAAAAAGCTCTCTCCCCTTCTTATCGGCGCACTCTTCGGCATTCCCCTGGGCGTGTTCGGACTGATTCATCTCAACGAGGTCGTTATCATTCGGACGTTTGCTGTGTGCCTGTTTCTCTATGCTCTCTATTCCCTTGTGGGAAGGGAGCCCTCATTTTCTCTCTCAAAAACGTGGGGATACGTGTTCGGATTCGTCTCCGGCTGCCTGGGTGGGGCCTACAATACCAGCGGTCCGCCGGCGATCATCTATACGTCGCTTCAGGACTGGGACAAAAATGAAGCAACCATTACCCTGCAATCTTATTTCATGGTGACCGCTCTCCTCATCATCGTCATGCATTCGATCAACGGACTGATAACCGTAGAAGTGCTGAAGTGTGTGGGAATTGTTATTCCGTTTTCACTGGTGGGAGTATTTATCGGGACCTATTTCTTCAGCCGCATCAAGCAAGAAACATTCAAGAGAATTGTATTCACCCTGTTGATGATCGTGTCGGCGGCGCTCTTTTTTCATTAG
- a CDS encoding threonine/serine dehydratase, which translates to MITFADIRDAHTRIKNFINRTPIMTSRTIDEMCDASLFFKCENLQRAGAFKARGAMNTLSLLTDEEKNRGVVTHSSGNHAQALALASRMVGVRATIVMPKSAPRVKVEATRGYDAEVVFCDDTEADRIATTESLIESHGYTMVHPYDDDRIICGAATAAWELLEDIGGIDVIVAPVGGGGLLSGTSLAAKLSDERIRVYAVEPKGADDAYRSYRKGEIVKNDRVATIADGLRTSLSPRTFSIIREHVDGIITVSDREIIEAMRLLWERMKIVVEPSGAVPLAGILKNDIQIAKKRVGVILSGGNIDLGGFFEMLDKKIMDGS; encoded by the coding sequence ATGATCACGTTTGCGGATATTCGGGACGCCCACACGCGCATTAAAAATTTCATCAACCGAACGCCGATCATGACGTCCCGGACGATCGATGAAATGTGTGATGCGTCTCTCTTCTTCAAGTGTGAGAACTTACAAAGGGCGGGGGCATTCAAGGCACGGGGGGCGATGAATACCCTTTCTCTCTTGACCGATGAGGAAAAAAATCGGGGCGTGGTCACCCATTCCAGCGGCAATCACGCCCAGGCGCTTGCTCTGGCGTCTCGCATGGTGGGGGTTCGGGCGACCATCGTCATGCCGAAGAGCGCCCCCCGGGTGAAGGTGGAGGCGACGAGGGGGTACGATGCCGAGGTGGTGTTCTGCGATGATACCGAGGCGGATCGTATCGCAACGACTGAATCCCTCATAGAATCACACGGCTATACGATGGTTCACCCCTATGACGACGATAGGATCATCTGCGGGGCGGCGACGGCGGCGTGGGAGCTTCTCGAAGATATCGGCGGGATCGATGTGATTGTGGCCCCGGTGGGAGGAGGGGGGCTTCTCAGTGGAACGAGTCTTGCCGCGAAGCTATCCGATGAACGCATTCGGGTCTATGCGGTGGAGCCGAAGGGGGCGGACGATGCGTACCGGTCATATCGAAAGGGAGAAATCGTAAAAAACGATCGGGTCGCAACCATCGCCGACGGCCTTCGCACGAGCCTTTCCCCTCGAACGTTTTCCATTATCCGGGAACATGTCGACGGAATCATTACCGTGTCGGATAGGGAGATCATTGAGGCCATGAGACTTCTCTGGGAGCGGATGAAGATTGTCGTGGAGCCGTCGGGCGCCGTGCCCCTGGCGGGGATATTGAAAAATGATATTCAGATCGCGAAAAAAAGGGTCGGTGTGATACTCAGCGGAGGAA
- a CDS encoding universal stress protein: MLPVTHILCPIDFSESSYKALETAEELAVHFNAKLTVLHVVQDIPVLPALPTNPSIDVPEYQEKLEEAGRIALETTIQEKISSIVQVESAIKSGRPADVIIDVADEIKPDFLVISTHGESGVTHLFFGSVAEKVIRHASCPVLTVQTDGTEIP; encoded by the coding sequence ATGCTTCCAGTTACACATATTTTATGTCCCATTGACTTTTCCGAGTCATCGTATAAGGCCCTGGAAACCGCGGAGGAGCTGGCCGTCCATTTCAACGCGAAGCTGACGGTGCTGCATGTGGTGCAGGATATACCGGTTTTGCCCGCGCTTCCCACGAATCCATCGATAGACGTGCCGGAATACCAGGAAAAGCTTGAGGAGGCGGGGAGAATCGCCCTGGAGACGACAATACAGGAGAAGATATCATCGATCGTCCAGGTCGAGTCTGCGATAAAAAGCGGCAGACCCGCCGATGTCATCATCGATGTGGCCGATGAGATCAAACCGGATTTCCTCGTCATATCCACTCACGGGGAGTCCGGTGTGACACACCTCTTTTTCGGATCGGTGGCGGAAAAGGTGATCCGGCATGCGTCCTGTCCTGTACTGACCGTACAAACCGACGGCACGGAGATCCCTTGA
- a CDS encoding metallophosphoesterase family protein — MKTAVISDIHGNLIALEAFFAVTKLLGVDRTVCLGDVVGYNPWPNECIDILRRCGIPTIMGNHDRVAAGIQEPIVFNDIAREAILWTREVLTEKNREYLRTLPSQMTVDKKYLLVHGSAIDPDEYILSPDAAAHNIAVLQESTDVTLCFFGHSHVVSCFLSNGTFYLSQAPPDLSLDADLTYLINPGSIGQPRDGDSMASFLIFDEDEKRVKFHRFRYDIESVVTELSRQGLNPFLGQRLYQGK, encoded by the coding sequence GTGAAAACAGCAGTCATTTCCGATATTCACGGGAACCTCATCGCCCTTGAGGCGTTCTTCGCCGTGACAAAACTTCTTGGTGTCGATCGTACCGTCTGCCTCGGGGATGTCGTCGGCTACAATCCCTGGCCGAATGAGTGCATTGATATATTACGAAGGTGCGGCATCCCCACGATCATGGGAAATCACGACCGCGTGGCCGCAGGCATTCAGGAGCCGATCGTCTTCAACGACATCGCCCGGGAAGCGATACTCTGGACCAGGGAGGTGCTGACGGAGAAAAACCGGGAATATCTCAGGACGCTTCCCTCCCAAATGACCGTAGATAAGAAGTATCTTCTGGTTCATGGATCGGCTATAGATCCGGATGAGTATATTCTTTCACCGGATGCCGCGGCTCACAATATCGCGGTACTGCAGGAATCAACCGATGTGACACTCTGTTTTTTCGGGCATTCTCATGTGGTGTCGTGCTTTTTATCAAATGGAACTTTCTATCTGTCCCAGGCCCCTCCGGATCTGTCCCTGGATGCTGATCTCACCTACCTGATTAATCCGGGTAGTATCGGACAGCCGAGAGACGGAGACAGCATGGCCTCATTTCTGATATTTGATGAAGATGAAAAACGGGTGAAGTTTCATCGCTTCAGGTATGATATCGAATCGGTGGTGACGGAGCTGAGCAGGCAGGGACTGAATCCGTTTTTGGGACAGCGGCTTTATCAGGGAAAATGA